GTCTCCGGATTCCGGTAGAACCGTGCCGCTCGTGCCGGATTACCGCCGAACACGCCCCAGGGCTGTGACTTCGTCCGGTCCGTCAGCAACGAGAACGACGCCTCGTGGTCATAGAACTCGAGGTCTCGCCGAACGCCCAGGCCGCCGCGCTGGCGCCCGGCACCCTCGGAGTCCTGAATGAGGGCGTATTTTCGAACATAGACGGGCAGTTCGGTTTCGAGTTCCTCTATCGGGCTATTCGCCGTGTTCTGGAAGTGAGTCTGAACTGCGTCCATCCCGTCTTTTTCGGCCCGACCGCCGTAGCCACCGGCCACCGTCTCGTAATAGACGTACTCTTCGTCGTCTCGCGGATCACGTCCGCCGAATGCGGTATTACAGACGATCCCCTTCGTGGCGCCGATCGTCTGTTCGGGAACCGGCTCGGCCATGGCCTTCGTCATCAGGTCCGCTGCACGCATCGGGATTTCCCAGCCCGCTGCGACGGGACGGTTCTGGGTCGGATTCACCATCGTCCCTTCCGGCGTGATGACTTCGAACGGACGATAGAAACCGTCGTTCTTCGGTAGATCTTCACCGATGAACGCCATCGCAACGGACATCACTCCTGCGAACGCCATTGCGGGGGTACAGTTGAGCGGACCCCTGTTCTCCTCCGCCGTTCCGGTGAAGTCGACGGTCATCTCGTCGCCTTCGATCGTGACTGTCAGCGTCAACTGGACGGGTTCATCGACGATCCCGTCTCCGTCCATTTCGTCCGACGCTGAGAAGGATCCGTCCGGCAACTTCTCGATCGCTGCGCGAACACGTCGTTCCGTGTAATCGAGGAGTTCGTCGAGATAGTCGTTGGTTCGCTCCCGTCCGTACGTTTCGTGTAAATCGACGAACCGCTTTTCACCGATGCGGTTCGCCCCGAGCTGCGCCTGATAGTCCCCGCGTCGCATTTTCGGTTCGCGGACGTTTCGGAGGATGAACGAGAGGACGTTTTCGTCGTACTCCCAGTCTTCGACCGCGTGGACGCCCGGAATGACCATTCCCTCTCCGTACAGTTCGGTATTGTCGTTCGGAATACCGCCGGGAGTTCCGCCACCGATATCGACGTGGTGTGCTGAGTTAGCGGCGTACCCGATGATCTCGTCGTCGTGAAAGAGCGGTGAGATCAGCATCACGTCTGGGAGATGAACGGCTCCCTTGTACGGATCGTTGATGAGGATCCCGTCCCCGGGCGAAAGTTCGTC
This genomic interval from Haloterrigena sp. KLK7 contains the following:
- a CDS encoding hydantoinase B/oxoprolinase family protein, encoding MPDSGELEIFRHSLKSIVEEMGTTLQRTAYSTNIKIRRDHTCALFDSELRHISQHDIAPQHIGSLVSVVPKNIPDWEDELSPGDGILINDPYKGAVHLPDVMLISPLFHDDEIIGYAANSAHHVDIGGGTPGGIPNDNTELYGEGMVIPGVHAVEDWEYDENVLSFILRNVREPKMRRGDYQAQLGANRIGEKRFVDLHETYGRERTNDYLDELLDYTERRVRAAIEKLPDGSFSASDEMDGDGIVDEPVQLTLTVTIEGDEMTVDFTGTAEENRGPLNCTPAMAFAGVMSVAMAFIGEDLPKNDGFYRPFEVITPEGTMVNPTQNRPVAAGWEIPMRAADLMTKAMAEPVPEQTIGATKGIVCNTAFGGRDPRDDEEYVYYETVAGGYGGRAEKDGMDAVQTHFQNTANSPIEELETELPVYVRKYALIQDSEGAGRQRGGLGVRRDLEFYDHEASFSLLTDRTKSQPWGVFGGNPARAARFYRNPETDEEEPLPSKSTTKLEPNDVVSIQTPGGGGYGDPLERDPDAVLEDVQNDKVSEEKARTEYGVVITQNDVDYEATEERRRELSENGPANGGDHE